The genomic region TGCGATCGACGAAGATCTCATAGCCGCGCTCGCCCGAATAGCCGGTGCGCGACAGGAGCACCTTGCGGCCGAAAAGCTCGGTCTCGACCTGGTGGAAATAGGCCAGGCCGTCCAGCTCGGCCGGGCAGAAGCGCTGCAGGAAGGGCAGCGCCTTCTGGCCCTGCAGGGACAGGTCGTGCAGCTCGTCGTCGAAACGGACCTCGACGTCGCGGCCCTTGGCGGCGTCCTGCAGCCGCTGCAGGCTGGAGCCCGCGCCGTGGACATACAGGTATTTGTTGTCGTCGATGTGGAAGATGATGTTGTCGTCGCAGATCGTGCCGTCGTCGGTCAGCAGCGGGTTGTAGGCCGACTTGCCGCGGTAGATGCGGCTCATGTCGCGGGTCGCGACGTGATCGACCAGGGCCGCGGCGTCGGCGCCGGTGATCCAGATCTTTTTCAGGGCCGAGACGTCGAACAGGCCCGCGGCCTCGCGGACGGCGTCATGTTCCTTTTCGGCCGAGGTCGCATAGCTCCATGCGACATCCATGTCGTTCCAGTCGCCCAGGCCGGCTCCGAGTTTCTTATGCTCGTTTTCGAGCTCCGATACCCGCTTGGTCATGTCGTTTCCTTTTCGTAAAAAAATGGCGGCAACGGCCGGAGCCGTGCCGCCAAGGGAGGTCAGAAGTGGTTTTCGAGTTCGGAGGCGATCTCGAACATGTCGCCGACGATGCCGTAGCGGGCGATGCTGAAGATCGACGCCTCGGGGTCCGAGTTCACCGCGACGATGTTCTCGACGTGTTTCATACCCCACTGGTGCTGGACCGAGCCGGACACGCCCATCGCCACGTAAAGCCGGCAGCTTGCCGCAAGCTGGCCCGACTGGCCGACCTGGCGCGCCTTCGGCAGCCAGCCGTTGTCGGCGATGGGCCGCGAGCAGCCCAGCGTCGCTCCGACCTTGTCGGCCAGTTCCAGGAACTGCTCGACGTTCGATTCATCCGCGACGCCGCGGCCGATCGACAGGATGAATTCCGAGCCGGGAATGTCGATCCCGCCCGCATCCGCCGGCGGCTTCCAGCCTTCATGCGTGGTGGCGATGTCGGCGGCGGGCGCCGCCATGTCGGTGACCTTGGCCGAGCCCTGGCCCGAGGCCGGCTCGAACACGTTGGTCCGGACCGTCAGCAGCACGGTTTCCTTGCCCGGGAAGTCGATGTCCATCAGGACCTTCTCGGCATAGCCGGCGCGGGTCGCGACCAGGTCGCCGCCGTCGCGGCGCAGGGCCAGGACGTCGGTGGCGAAGCCCAGGCCGTTCCTGGCCGCGAGGGTCGGCGCAAAGGACCAGGCGTCCACGCCATGCGCGGTCAGCACCAGCGACGGCTTGCGCTGCGCCACGAGCTCGGCCGCCACGGCCTCGATCAGGTCGGGCTGGAAGTCGTCCGACGCCTTGACCGCGATCACCTCGTCTACGCCCTCGACCGAAAGCCCGCCGGCCAGCGCCTGCGGATCGGCCGCGACGATCACCACCGCCAGGCTGTCGCCGGCCTGCTTGACGCCGCGCGCCGCGGTGATCGCCTCCAGCGAACTCGGCCGCAGCTCGCCGTCGCGCTGCGTTGCAATGACAATAATCTCGCCCATGATCACATCCCCCGGATTTCTTTGATGATCTCTGCCAGCCGGGCCGCCTGTTCGGCGGCGGTGCCGGTAATCAGCTCGGCCTTGCCGCGTTCGGGCACATACATGCGCCGGACGTTGGACGCGGGCCGGACGTCGTCATCACCCAGGCCGAGATCGTCGAGCGACAGCTCGTCCACCGGCTTCTGCTTGGCCTGCTTGATGCCGCGCAGCGAGGCATAGCGCGGCTGGTTGATGCCCAGCTGGATCGACAGCACCGCCGGGCAGCGGATGGTCATCACCTCTTCGAGGCCGCCTTCCAGCTCGCGCCGCAGGCCGGCCGTGGCCGAACCGGGCTTGTAGTCGAGATGGCTGACCACGGCGGCATGGGGCCAGCCCAGCAGGCCGGCCAGCGCCATGCCCGTCGTCGCCGAGCCGAAGTCGCTCGACTGGGCGCCGGTAAAGACCATGTCGGGCTTTTCGCGCTCGACCAGCTTCGCCAGCACCCTGGCGACGGCGATCCCGTCCGCATCGGCCAGGGAATCGTCCCAGACCCGGATACCGCGGTCGGCACCCTTGGCCAGCGCGGTCCGCAGCGCGTCGTCCGCGTCGTCGTCGCCGACGATGGCGACCACGACCTCGACCGCGTCGCCCGCGGCCTCCTTGATGAGCAGGGCCTCTTCGACCGAGAAGTGATCGAACTCGTTCAGATCCTTCTCGAAATAGTCGTCATCGACGTCGCGGCCGTCGTCGCGCAGCTCGAACTGGTCGTCGAGGCTGGCGATCTGCTTTACTGGAACAAGTATCTTCATTCATCGTCTCCAAGTCTTGCATCATGATTTCGGGGTGAGAAGCGAAGCCACCTGTCTGGCGAGTCGGCGCGCGGCGGCAAACCGCACTTGCGGTTCTGGATCATCCGTCAGCGACGCGACGGTCGCATCGTCGAGGCCGGGGTGGCCGACGATCATCGCACGGTTGAGCGGATAGGGGTCGGCGGCCAGCCGGAGGATGGCCGTTTGCGGCGCCGCACGGTTGAATGCGATGGCGCGGCGCACGTCGGAATCGTCATGGGCGGCGATGGCGTCCAGCGTCGCCGCCGGCGTGCGCGGATTGCGGCCGAGCGCCCCCAGCACGTCGCGGTCGCCGCTGCCCAGAAGGGCGGCGATGGCTTCGGCCGGCGCATCCTCGCGCAGCGCCACTCCCGCCTGGACCCAGGGCGCCGCATCGGCGGTGAGCCGGGTCAGCAGCGCGGGCGGGCAGGCCGGGTTGCGCGCGACGCTGCGGCGGATCTCGGGGTCGTCCGAGGCGGCGAGCTGCGCCAGCAGCGGCGCCGGCAGATCGGGATGGCGCGCGATCCAGCGCCGCACCCAGGGATCGGGATCGACGGCCAGCCGCGCGATAAGCTCCGCCCCCAGCCGCTGGCGGCGGGCGAGGACGCGGCGGACCCGGGCCGAGGCGTCGCCTTCGGGGTCGATTTCGGCGCCCGAAACGATCGGGTTGCGCACGGCGGCGGCGCGGACTGCGTCGTCGGGGTCGGCCAGCAGCCGCTCCAGCGCCGCGGCATCCAGGGTCGGGTTCCCCGCCAGCTTGCGCCGCAGCCGCGAGTCGGGCGCCTGTTCCGCCGCCGTCCGCAGCGCGGCGGGGCAGTTCGGATGCGCCGCGATCTCGGCCTGGACCCAGGCGTCGCCCGCCGCCCACAGGCGGGTCAGCGTTTCCGCATCGGCGCCGGGCGCGGCCGCGATGGCGCGCTGGATCAGCCCGTCGTCCTCGGCCGCAAGCCGCGCGATGACCTCGGGGGGGACCGCGGGGTTGCCGGCGACCGCGCGCCGCACCTCGACCGCCTCGTGCCGCGCCAGTTCGCCCAGGATCGCGGCATCGGCATGGCCGTGGTCGGCCAGGCAGCGGGCCAGGCGCGCGTCAACCGCCTGCCCCAGCAGCTTGCGCAGCGCCGAGACCGGCGTCGCCGGGTTCTTCGCCAGCCGCAGCGCCAGCGCCTCGGCGGCATCGGTCGCCAGCAGGTCGAGCAGGCCGGGGGGCGCATAGGCGGCCGCGGCGACGATCAGCCTTTGCCGCGGCGTGGCGAAGATCACCGGCTCGAGCGCGGCCCGCGCTTCCGGGCCGGCTTCGGCATAGACGCCGAGCGCCGCGTAGAGGTCGCCGCCGGCACCGACTCGGGCGACGAGCGCTCCGAAGTCGCCCTGTCCCGGCGGAGCCCGCATATCGGTCGCCGCTGCCGTCATGCCGGGACCGGGGACTGGCGGGTTTCCTCGTCCGCGCCGCCTTCGTCGGTGCCCTTCTGCTTGTCGAGCCCCATGGCCTCGGCCAGCAATTCGGTCAGTTCGAGCACGCGGAAATTGCCTTCGTTCCCGGTTCCCTTCACGCCGTCCTCAAGCATGTTGAGGCATTTCGGGCAGTTGACCACCAGCACGTCCAGATCGGGGATCTCGGCCGCCTCGGCGGCGCGCAGCTCGGCCGGTTTCTTGAGTTCCGGCGGATCGGGCAGCCAGATGCGGCCGCCGCCCGCGCCGCAGCAGAACGAGTTGTCCCGGCTGCGCCGCAGTTCCACCAGCTCGACGCCGAGGCTGTTCAGCACCTGGCGCGGCGCCTCGGTGCAGCCGTTGATGCGGCCCAGGTGGCAGGGGTCGTGATAGGTGACGCGATAGTCCAGGTTCGCCGGCTGCGGGATGCGGCCTTCGCGGATCAGCCGCTCCAGCAGCGAACTGGCGTGTTCGATGGTGTAGTTGCCGCCGAATTCGGGATATTCGTTGCGGATGGTGTTGAATGTATGCGGGTCCGTGGTCACGATGGTGTTGAACGTGCAATCGTTCAGCAGTTCGATGTTGGCCTCGGCCAGGGACTGGAACAGGCCTTCCTCGCCCACGCGGCGGACGTCGTTGCCGGCGGTCTGCTCGTCCTCGAACAGGATGCCGAAATCGATCCCGGCCGCCTTGAGGATGCGGGCGAAGGTGATGGTGACCTTCTGCGAGCGCGGGTCGAACGAGGCGTAGTCGCCGACATACCACAGCACGTCGACAGGCTCGGTGCGGGCGTCCTTGATCTCGAAGTCCAGCTTCTGGGTCCAGCGCGGCCGCTTGCGCTTCGACTCGCCCAGCGAGTTGCCGGACTTCTGCAGGCTCTTCAGCGTCGGCTGCAGCATGGTGTCGAATTCGCCCGCCTCGACCAGCGACCGGCGCATCTGCACGATCATCGGCAGATGCTCGACGCCGACGGGGCAGATTTCCACGCAGGCGGCGCAGCTGCGGCAGGACCACAGCGTCTCGGGCCGGATCATGTTGACGCCGTCGCCGATGACCTGGATCGGCCCTTCGGGCATCCTGGCGCCGGACAGGGCGTCGTTCGCCAGTTCACGCAGGCTCAGCACCAGATCGCGCGGCGACAGCGGATAGCCCGAGGCGTTCGCGGGGCAGGCCTCGTGGCAGCGGCCGCATTTGGTGCAGGCGTCGACGTTCAGCAGATACTTGTCGCTGAAATCGGTGAGCACCGAGAAGCCGATGCGCTCGGCCTCCATGTCGGCCGCCGGCATCCGCTGCTTGGCCTGCGGATCGCGCGCCGCCAGGCTGCCCATCGCGGTGAAGATATGCTTGATCTTGGTATAGGGGATCAGCGCGATGAAGGTCAGCGCCAGCATCCCATGCGTCCACCACAGCACCATGCGGATGGTGGCGGCGCCTTGCGGGCCGACGCCCAGCCCGGCCATCGCCTGCGCGATCAGGGCCCCGACCGGCGACCACCAGCGATAGCCCCAGACCGCGGGATTGTCCTGCAGCCAGACCAGACGCACCGCTTCCAGCAGGAAGCCGGTCACGCCGATGAGCACCAGGATCCACAGAAAGGCCCAATCCTCGCGCCGGTAGGAGGAGCGGTCGTAGTCGGGGTCCTCGGGCTTGCGGTCGGGGCGGTGGTAGTCGAGCCGCGGCAGCGCCATCCAGCCCCGGCGATACATCATGTAAAGCAGGCCGCCGATCAGCGAGAGTCCCGCAAGGTCCATCGCCAGCGAAAAGACCAGGTAGAAGGCGCCGTTCCAGAAATGCAGCCCGGCCGCCGGCCCGGTGATGTCGTGGTCGACCGTGATCGTGGTCGTCCCGATGAAGAGCACGGCGAAGCCGTAGAAGATGAACATGTGGGCGGCGCCGGCGCCTCGGGCCCGGCGCCGGATCGTGGTGTGTTCGGCGACCTGGCGGGCCATGGTGGCCATGCGCGGCCAGAACGGCGTCCACGCCCCCGACCGCTTGCCGCGGCGGTATTTGCGGATCTGCGCCCAGACCCCGTAGAGAAACACCCCCATCGCCCCGATGGCGACGATATAGAATGACACCAGCATCCACAGCGGGAAGTCCTGGAACAGGACGCGCGTAATGTCTTGCGGGTCGTGATCGGTGAGCATCGCCGTCAGTCCTCTTGTCTTCTTTCAGCGCCGCGGCATCGGTTGCCGCGGCGGGACGCAGGCGGTCGCGGGCGCCTGGCGCCGCGACCGCCGTTCCTGGCTCAGAGCCGCCATTCCAGCTTGTATTCGCCGCCGGGCTGATAGGCCGTGCCCCAGGAGATGACCTCGCGCTTGTAGGGCAGCGGGTGCTGCGGATCGGCGTCCTCGATCTCGCGGGCGATGCGGTGGCCGTCGAATGTGGCGTCGGCGATCAGCTTGGGCGCCCAGGCGTCGCCGATCACATAGACGTCCTTGATGCCCTTCTCTTCCCATTCGCCGCGCCGCGCCTTGAGTTCGTTGAACAGCGACGAGTCGGAATGGCGGCCGGTGGTCAGGACCAGCGTGTCGAACTCAAGCCACTGATGGCTCTTGTTCTCGTCCCGCGGCAGCTTGCCGGGGCCGCGGTATTCGCGCCGCGAGCCTTCGGCCCAGATGTCGTAATACTCGATCCGCCCGTCCTCGACCCGCGATGCCCAGGCTTCGCCGATGATGTTGACGTTCAGCTCGATCATGCGGCGGCGCATGTTCGGGTATTCCAGCGAGAAGTGCATGTAATGGCCGAAGTCGACGCCGCTGATCACCGTCACCTCATGACCCTTGGCCGCCAGCTGTTCGGCAAGCGAGGGGGCCATGAAATAGGTGTCGGCGTTCAGGATCACGACGCGCTTGCCGATCGGCTTCTCGCCGCGGAAGATCTGCTCGGGCGTGACCTGGTTCGGCTTGCTGGCATCGACGCCCGGAATGGGGTCGTGGCTGAGGCAGTTGGTGCCGTCGGTGTTCCAGGACGAACCGGTGGCGATGATGACCTTCTCGGCGCCATAGTCCAGCACGTCGTCCGCCGTCAGCCGCTTCTGGCCGAGCGCCAGCTGCGATCCCTTGACCCGCTTGACGAGCTTGTTGAGCTGGACCTCGCGATAGTCGCGGTGAAAGCCCCACTCGCCCAGACCCGGCAGGGTGGCGACGTCGTTCAGGTGGCCGCCGACCTTTTCGGCGCTGTCCACGAGATGGGTGACGTAGCCGCGCTCCAGCAGCACCCGCGCCGCCTCCGAGCCGGACGGACCGGCGCCGACCACCAGCACGGTATCGTCGGATTTCGCCTTCTCGAACTTCTCGGGGTGCCAGCTGCGGCGGTATTCCTCGCCGGCGGTGGCGTTCTGGGTGCAGATCATCGGCGGGCCGCCGATTTCCCAGCGCGAGATGCAGACGTTGCAGCCGATGCAGGTGCGGATGTCGTCAAGCCGGCCCTGCTCGATCTTCTCGGGCAGGAAGGGGTCGGCGATCGAGGGCCGCGCGCAGCTGATGATGTCCAGTTCGCCGTTGCGGATGACCTCGGCCATCTTCTCGGGATCGGTGAAGCGGCCGATGCCCAGCACGGGCTTTTTCGAGTGCATCTTGACGAAGCGCTGCCAGGGGATCGCGTGGCCCTGACGCTGGAAGCGCGACGGCGCCGCGTCCTCGCCCCATTGGGCGATGTCGCCGACGTTGATGTCCCAGACGTCGACCAGGTCGTCGGCCATCTCGATCAGCCGCACGCCGTCCACCTCGACCTCAAGCCCGCCGGGGCCGTAGAGCGTGTCGATGGCGCAGCGCGAGGCGATGGCGCAATCGTCGCCGACCGCCCTCCTGACCTTTTCCAGCGTCTCGATCCAGAAACGGGCGCGGTTCTCGACCGAGCCGCCGTAGCCGTCGGTGCGCTTGTTGAAATAGGGGCTCAGCCACTGCATCGGGCCGTAGGCGTGGCCGCCATAGACGTTGACGATGTCGAAACCCGCATCGCGGGCACGCAGCGCGGCGTCCACATAGAACTGCTGCACCTGCCGGATGTCGTCCTCGTCCATCTCCTTGCAATAGGTCAGCGTTTCGAATTCCGACGCATACTGGCTGGGGCCGCGCGGCGTCTGGCGCGATTCCATGTTCGGGGCGTGACCGCCGCCGTACCACATCTCGATGCCGGCAAGGGCGCCGTATTTGTGCACCTCGTCGCACATGGCGCGCAGGTTGCGCACGTCGCCCGCGTCCCAGATCCGGGCGGAAACCCGCATGGTGTCGTCGGATTCCGGGTGGATCGAGCAATACTCGGTATTGATCGCGCCCCAGCCGCCTTCCGCCTTCACGCCGCGGTGCGCCATCTGGAAACCGGGCCGGTCGGTGCCGGCGCCGATGCAGTGCGGGCTTTGGTGAAAGCGGTTCTTCATGGTCTTGGGACCGAGCTGGATCGGCTCGAACAGGATGTCGTATTTGGCCGGTCTGGCGTTAGTCATGGGTTCCCTCTCCCTTTCTCTTCCGCCCTCCGGGGCGGGTCGAAAACGTCAATGTCGGTTGTCGTCAGGTTGCCGTGTCTCGGCGATCAGCAGCGCGCCGCCGAGAAACTTGCGCAGGTCGTCGAAGGTGGTCGGCTTCTCGCCCGGCCAGCGGTCGCACAGCCGCGCGGGCGGCGGCTGGCTACGGGATGCCGCGTCCAGATGCATCGCGACCTCGCCCGCCAGGCGCAGCGCATGGCCGCGCAGGCTGCGGTCGTAGGCGCCCCAATGCAGGGCCTCGCTTTTTAGGTGGAACAGCGAACTGCGGCCGCGGCGGGCGATGGTCATGCTGTCGATCCAGCCCGAGACCGCGCCCCAGCGCCGCAGCGCCGCGGCATAGCGGCGGCGGGCCAGGCTTTCGCGTCCCGCCAGGCGGGCGCCAAGGCCCAGATTGGCCTGGCTGGCCGCATAGCGGGGATCGTCGCGGCGAAAGCACAGCAAGGCGACGCGCCAGCCCAGCTGCCAGTCCCGCAGCGCCGCCGCCGTATCGCCGTCGCGCAGCGCATCGAGCGCGCGTTCCTGCAGGCGTTCCCAGGCAAGGTCGCAGTCGCGCCAACCGGCGGCACGAGCCGCAGCCTGCGTCGCATCGCCGGCAAGACCGGTTTCGGCGCATTCGGAAAAAATCATCAGAAAACTGGCGCTTGCGCCCGGAAGGTCGCGGGGCTTTCCCGCCGCGGCAATGCCATCGCCGTGGATCACGAAGGCAGGCGCGTCGCCATGACTTCTGCGTCCGCCGCCCTGCGCTACCGCAGGCGGCGTATCCTCCATGTGGGTTAGCATATCTCCTCCCCGAGACAGCTGCCTGCATCATTCGACCCGTTTGAGCCGATTGTTACCAATTTCTCCCGATACTGCCTCTTCAGGCCGTTGAACGAGGGGTAACAACCAATCTGTAACACAGTCCGCCGAAAGATTTCAACAAAATGCTAAAATCCTTCTCGATTTCGCAATAATTGGTTGACTTTCGTATCCAAGTGACACAAATTGGATCGTCCTTGCCGCTTTCTCGTTACTTTCCAATGCAATACCAAAAACAACCAATCTCGCTCTATCGGTCCTATTGGTTGCCAAATTCCTCCCGTCCCTTGCCCATCCGCCCCGCCACCCAGCGAATCATCCCGGGGTCCGCCCCGCAAAAGGAGTCCGACACATGACCGAGGTTCTGGATCCGCCGTGGGAAACCGAGGGCGAGGTGCGCTATCCCGTCACCGCCAAGGCCCGCGACCTGGCCGACCGGCTCTTCGGCGAGATCGTCGCCGGCGTATACGGTTTCGGCACCCGGCTTCCGGCCGAGCGCGTCTTGTCCGACACCCACGATCTGTCGCGCAGCACCGTGCGCCAAGCCTTGGGATTGATGGAAAGTTTCGGCATCATCGAACGCAGGGTCGGCAGCGGATCGGTGGTCTGCTTCAGCCGCCGCCAGCCGGCGCCGGAAGCGGCCGCACCCCCTGCCGGCATCCTGGACCTGACCGAGATCGGCAGTTCCACCAGCCCGCTGGAACTGGGCGTGGTGCGCTCGATCGTCGAGCCCGAGATCGCGCGGCTCGCCGTCTTGAACATGACCGCGCGCGACATCGAGGCGATCAAGGCCGTGCAGGCCGAAATGGAAGAGGTCATGACCAATGGCGAGCAATTCGCGGCGCTGGAGGACG from Paracoccus aminovorans harbors:
- a CDS encoding aminomethyltransferase family protein, with the protein product MTKRVSELENEHKKLGAGLGDWNDMDVAWSYATSAEKEHDAVREAAGLFDVSALKKIWITGADAAALVDHVATRDMSRIYRGKSAYNPLLTDDGTICDDNIIFHIDDNKYLYVHGAGSSLQRLQDAAKGRDVEVRFDDELHDLSLQGQKALPFLQRFCPAELDGLAYFHQVETELFGRKVLLSRTGYSGERGYEIFVDRKDVVDLWNNILGEGESDGIMACSFNCLDKIRIEAGLLFYPYDMSEEFTPWEVGLGWTISRKKPGFLGRDALMAKEGKEKVRIAGVSTGALTEPMEGGAKLYRDGQEVGVINSPGYSHRMKKSLALVHVDPTIADGTILRVGDAGTGVEVTVDPLPFFDPNKANTHA
- a CDS encoding electron transfer flavoprotein subunit alpha/FixB family protein, with the protein product MGEIIVIATQRDGELRPSSLEAITAARGVKQAGDSLAVVIVAADPQALAGGLSVEGVDEVIAVKASDDFQPDLIEAVAAELVAQRKPSLVLTAHGVDAWSFAPTLAARNGLGFATDVLALRRDGGDLVATRAGYAEKVLMDIDFPGKETVLLTVRTNVFEPASGQGSAKVTDMAAPAADIATTHEGWKPPADAGGIDIPGSEFILSIGRGVADESNVEQFLELADKVGATLGCSRPIADNGWLPKARQVGQSGQLAASCRLYVAMGVSGSVQHQWGMKHVENIVAVNSDPEASIFSIARYGIVGDMFEIASELENHF
- a CDS encoding electron transfer flavoprotein subunit beta/FixA family protein, coding for MKILVPVKQIASLDDQFELRDDGRDVDDDYFEKDLNEFDHFSVEEALLIKEAAGDAVEVVVAIVGDDDADDALRTALAKGADRGIRVWDDSLADADGIAVARVLAKLVEREKPDMVFTGAQSSDFGSATTGMALAGLLGWPHAAVVSHLDYKPGSATAGLRRELEGGLEEVMTIRCPAVLSIQLGINQPRYASLRGIKQAKQKPVDELSLDDLGLGDDDVRPASNVRRMYVPERGKAELITGTAAEQAARLAEIIKEIRGM
- a CDS encoding heterodisulfide reductase-related iron-sulfur binding cluster; translation: MLTDHDPQDITRVLFQDFPLWMLVSFYIVAIGAMGVFLYGVWAQIRKYRRGKRSGAWTPFWPRMATMARQVAEHTTIRRRARGAGAAHMFIFYGFAVLFIGTTTITVDHDITGPAAGLHFWNGAFYLVFSLAMDLAGLSLIGGLLYMMYRRGWMALPRLDYHRPDRKPEDPDYDRSSYRREDWAFLWILVLIGVTGFLLEAVRLVWLQDNPAVWGYRWWSPVGALIAQAMAGLGVGPQGAATIRMVLWWTHGMLALTFIALIPYTKIKHIFTAMGSLAARDPQAKQRMPAADMEAERIGFSVLTDFSDKYLLNVDACTKCGRCHEACPANASGYPLSPRDLVLSLRELANDALSGARMPEGPIQVIGDGVNMIRPETLWSCRSCAACVEICPVGVEHLPMIVQMRRSLVEAGEFDTMLQPTLKSLQKSGNSLGESKRKRPRWTQKLDFEIKDARTEPVDVLWYVGDYASFDPRSQKVTITFARILKAAGIDFGILFEDEQTAGNDVRRVGEEGLFQSLAEANIELLNDCTFNTIVTTDPHTFNTIRNEYPEFGGNYTIEHASSLLERLIREGRIPQPANLDYRVTYHDPCHLGRINGCTEAPRQVLNSLGVELVELRRSRDNSFCCGAGGGRIWLPDPPELKKPAELRAAEAAEIPDLDVLVVNCPKCLNMLEDGVKGTGNEGNFRVLELTELLAEAMGLDKQKGTDEGGADEETRQSPVPA
- a CDS encoding oxidoreductase, coding for MTNARPAKYDILFEPIQLGPKTMKNRFHQSPHCIGAGTDRPGFQMAHRGVKAEGGWGAINTEYCSIHPESDDTMRVSARIWDAGDVRNLRAMCDEVHKYGALAGIEMWYGGGHAPNMESRQTPRGPSQYASEFETLTYCKEMDEDDIRQVQQFYVDAALRARDAGFDIVNVYGGHAYGPMQWLSPYFNKRTDGYGGSVENRARFWIETLEKVRRAVGDDCAIASRCAIDTLYGPGGLEVEVDGVRLIEMADDLVDVWDINVGDIAQWGEDAAPSRFQRQGHAIPWQRFVKMHSKKPVLGIGRFTDPEKMAEVIRNGELDIISCARPSIADPFLPEKIEQGRLDDIRTCIGCNVCISRWEIGGPPMICTQNATAGEEYRRSWHPEKFEKAKSDDTVLVVGAGPSGSEAARVLLERGYVTHLVDSAEKVGGHLNDVATLPGLGEWGFHRDYREVQLNKLVKRVKGSQLALGQKRLTADDVLDYGAEKVIIATGSSWNTDGTNCLSHDPIPGVDASKPNQVTPEQIFRGEKPIGKRVVILNADTYFMAPSLAEQLAAKGHEVTVISGVDFGHYMHFSLEYPNMRRRMIELNVNIIGEAWASRVEDGRIEYYDIWAEGSRREYRGPGKLPRDENKSHQWLEFDTLVLTTGRHSDSSLFNELKARRGEWEEKGIKDVYVIGDAWAPKLIADATFDGHRIAREIEDADPQHPLPYKREVISWGTAYQPGGEYKLEWRL
- a CDS encoding FadR/GntR family transcriptional regulator, translated to MTEVLDPPWETEGEVRYPVTAKARDLADRLFGEIVAGVYGFGTRLPAERVLSDTHDLSRSTVRQALGLMESFGIIERRVGSGSVVCFSRRQPAPEAAAPPAGILDLTEIGSSTSPLELGVVRSIVEPEIARLAVLNMTARDIEAIKAVQAEMEEVMTNGEQFAALEDAFRMRLASGTHNPLLEAVYAMVNQVRRDASWSVQRRWRLSPARIREYKLQYRSLCEAIESRDIEKAVEFVRLMLADAHQDLMPGG